One Littorina saxatilis isolate snail1 linkage group LG14, US_GU_Lsax_2.0, whole genome shotgun sequence genomic region harbors:
- the LOC138947042 gene encoding neuroglobin-like, with product MGSCFGCRNKAFGKNEDGEIPLGIKYPSGLNIMARRNSKKKALELKPGRKGRPTMSIWVARGMPDARPKFSSRDKHIVRESWGFLRTSMFKVGKIMFCEMLEAVPKIKELFRNNAKNEALRDDIEYLAIGHAQRVMVTVDKVIKIIDAPSKVAFYMHEVGDRHAEMDVRIEYLDLFVPYFITAIHPSLDERWASKIEDAWGAFFTYIVHLMKESMVF from the coding sequence ATGGGGAGTTGCTTTGGGTGCAGGAATAAAGCATTCGGGAAAAATGAAGACGGTGAGATCCCGCTTGGCATCAAATACCCAAGCGGACTGAACATCATGGCCAGGCGGAATTCCAAGAAGAAAGCGTTAGAGTTGAAGCCTGGACGGAAGGGACGTCCGACGATGTCCATCTGGGTGGCCAGGGGTATGCCGGACGCGCGGCCCAAGTTCTCGTCCAGAGACAAGCACATCGTCAGGGAGTCGTGGGGCTTCCTCCGCACCAGCATGTTCAAGGTGGGCAAGATCATGTTCTGCGAAATGTTAGAGGCCGTGCCCAAGATAAAGGAGCTGTTCCGGAATAACGCCAAGAATGAGGCCTTGCGGGACGACATCGAGTACCTGGCCATAGGACACGCGCAGCGCGTGATGGTGACCGTTGATAAGGTCATCAAGATCATCGACGCCCCTTCCAAGGTCGCGTTCTACATGCACGAGGTCGGCGACCGCCACGCGGAGATGGATGTCCGCATCGAGTACCTGGATCTCTTCGTCCCCTACTTCATTACTGCCATCCACCCGTCCTTGGACGAGAGGTGGGCCTCTAAGATTGAGGACGCTTGGGGTGCCTTCTTCACCTACATAGTGCACCTCATGAAAGAGTCCATGGTGTTCTAG